One window from the genome of Bdellovibrionales bacterium encodes:
- a CDS encoding glycerol-3-phosphate dehydrogenase/oxidase, whose protein sequence is MKRFSHYERGQNIQTMQDEVFDLCIIGGGINGAGVARDAASRGMKVALVEASDFASGTSSRSSKLIHGGIRYLENMEFHLVFEALNERTRLFEMAPHLVHPLRFMIPLYENSRVGMFKMGLGMWLYDALALFQAPEMHERLNADESMRRMPALAPKDLRGSYIYSDAYMDDDRLVHETLRSAVEMGAVAANFVKATGAAFNSAGKIEAVECEDKLSQKKFKIRAKHVVSCVGPWTDDLGHKLFRQWKDILRPTKGIHLTLQKSRLPLTSAVVMAAEKSDRIVFGIPRHEMVVIGTTDTDYKELPDGVVATPEDVKYLLEVTHQYFPGAQITEKDIVATYAGVRPLVKDESSSEGKTSREHTILDDERGITLVAGGKYTTYRLMSEQVVSHSLKSFNFDERVKFSKSDTTKALNQYTDVNSFNQSLVMTSVWARETGRPESDIQKLAERYGMEAAEILHFYPAHYNYWQLEAAQAIDHTLCLNLTDFYSRRVPLFLADPQHGLPQLESICEVFREKLSWSDSETQKQKEALSSYMDRELAWRAKL, encoded by the coding sequence ATGAAAAGATTTTCTCATTACGAGCGCGGTCAGAATATTCAAACGATGCAGGACGAAGTTTTCGATCTTTGCATTATCGGCGGAGGCATTAACGGTGCCGGTGTTGCTCGCGATGCTGCCAGCCGCGGAATGAAGGTGGCGCTTGTTGAAGCTAGTGATTTTGCGTCGGGCACATCGTCTCGTTCAAGCAAACTCATTCACGGGGGAATCCGTTACCTAGAAAACATGGAGTTTCATCTAGTTTTCGAGGCGCTGAACGAAAGAACGCGCCTTTTCGAGATGGCTCCGCACCTGGTGCATCCGCTGCGTTTTATGATTCCGCTCTATGAGAACAGCCGTGTCGGCATGTTCAAAATGGGTCTTGGCATGTGGTTGTATGATGCTTTGGCGCTCTTCCAGGCTCCTGAAATGCATGAACGTCTGAACGCGGATGAGTCTATGCGACGTATGCCGGCGCTTGCGCCAAAGGATCTTCGCGGTTCCTACATCTACTCAGATGCCTACATGGATGACGACCGTCTGGTTCACGAAACTTTACGTTCTGCCGTGGAAATGGGTGCTGTTGCCGCAAACTTTGTGAAAGCAACCGGAGCGGCATTTAATAGCGCCGGGAAAATCGAAGCCGTCGAGTGTGAAGACAAACTCAGTCAGAAAAAATTCAAAATCCGCGCTAAGCATGTTGTTAGTTGTGTCGGCCCATGGACAGATGATCTCGGTCACAAGCTTTTCCGTCAGTGGAAAGACATTCTTCGCCCGACCAAAGGGATTCATCTCACTTTGCAGAAATCTCGGTTGCCTCTGACGAGCGCCGTAGTAATGGCGGCCGAGAAGAGCGATCGGATTGTTTTCGGTATTCCACGCCACGAGATGGTCGTGATTGGCACCACCGACACGGATTACAAAGAGCTACCGGATGGGGTTGTGGCAACTCCAGAAGATGTGAAATACCTGTTGGAGGTGACTCATCAGTACTTCCCCGGAGCTCAAATCACCGAAAAAGACATCGTTGCAACTTATGCGGGAGTTCGTCCGCTCGTGAAGGATGAGTCTTCCTCTGAGGGCAAAACCAGCCGTGAGCATACGATCCTTGATGATGAGCGTGGAATCACGCTTGTTGCCGGCGGGAAGTATACGACCTATCGCCTCATGTCAGAGCAGGTTGTTTCGCACAGTTTGAAGTCATTTAACTTCGATGAGCGCGTGAAGTTCTCGAAGAGTGATACAACCAAGGCGTTGAACCAGTACACAGACGTAAATTCGTTTAATCAGTCCTTGGTGATGACATCGGTTTGGGCTCGCGAAACAGGCAGACCTGAGTCGGATATACAAAAATTAGCTGAGCGCTACGGGATGGAAGCCGCGGAAATCCTGCATTTCTACCCAGCGCACTACAATTACTGGCAACTCGAAGCAGCTCAGGCTATCGACCATACTTTGTGTTTGAATCTAACGGATTTTTACTCTCGCAGAGTGCCTTTATTTCTAGCAGACCCTCAGCACGGATTGCCTCAACTAGAGAGTATTTGCGAAGTTTTCCGAGAGAAACTCTCTTGGTCAGACTCTGAAACGCAAAAACAAAAAGAAGCTTTGAGCTCTTACATGGACCGAGAGCTGGCTTGGCGAGCGAAGCTTTAG
- a CDS encoding rod shape-determining protein, which translates to MSIIEKFTDYFSNDIAIDLGTANTLVYVKGRGIILDEPSVVAVQKNYRGMQNRVLAVGKEAKDMLGRTPGSIVAIRPIKDGVIADFEVTQSMLKYFIAKSMGEKKSFIRPRIIICVPYGITQVEKRAVKEAAQSAGAREVYLIEEPMAAAIGAGLPITEPSGNMVVDMGGGTTGVAVISLGGIVYCKSIKVAGDKFDEAIINYVRRQFNLLIGERTAELIKIQIGNAYPFEDEKTMEIKGRDLVAGAPKTIEITSSQVNDALMDPLSEVVDAVRTALEKTPPELASDIVDNGIVLTGGGAMLANLDVLLRERTGLPVSIAEDPLSCVVMGSGKVLDQLDLLRQLTID; encoded by the coding sequence ATGTCAATTATTGAGAAATTCACAGATTACTTTTCGAACGACATCGCGATTGATTTGGGTACCGCGAACACTTTGGTTTATGTCAAAGGACGTGGAATTATTTTGGATGAGCCCTCTGTCGTTGCTGTACAAAAAAATTATCGTGGAATGCAAAACCGTGTTCTAGCAGTAGGTAAAGAAGCAAAAGACATGCTTGGTAGAACTCCAGGCAGTATCGTTGCCATCCGTCCCATCAAAGACGGTGTTATCGCTGACTTTGAAGTCACGCAATCCATGTTGAAATATTTCATTGCGAAATCTATGGGAGAGAAAAAATCTTTCATCCGTCCACGCATTATCATCTGCGTTCCTTACGGAATCACTCAGGTGGAAAAGCGCGCGGTGAAAGAAGCTGCTCAATCAGCTGGTGCGCGTGAAGTTTATTTGATCGAAGAACCAATGGCAGCGGCTATTGGTGCAGGTCTTCCGATCACGGAGCCTTCTGGAAACATGGTTGTCGACATGGGTGGTGGTACTACCGGTGTTGCCGTGATTTCTTTGGGTGGTATCGTTTACTGTAAATCAATCAAAGTTGCCGGCGATAAATTTGATGAAGCCATCATCAACTACGTTCGTCGCCAATTTAATCTTCTCATCGGGGAAAGAACTGCTGAATTGATCAAAATTCAAATCGGTAATGCTTATCCATTCGAAGATGAAAAAACGATGGAGATCAAAGGTCGTGACCTCGTAGCAGGCGCGCCTAAGACCATCGAAATCACAAGCTCACAAGTGAATGATGCATTGATGGATCCTCTCTCTGAGGTTGTTGATGCTGTTCGTACGGCGCTTGAAAAAACTCCGCCTGAGTTGGCATCTGATATCGTTGATAACGGTATCGTGCTCACGGGTGGTGGTGCGATGCTTGCGAACTTAGATGTTCTCCTTCGTGAAAGAACGGGTTTGCCAGTTTCTATCGCCGAAGATCCACTCAGCTGTGTAGTAATGGGTTCCGGTAAAGTTCTCGATCAATTGGATCTGTTGAGACAATTGACCATCGACTAA
- a CDS encoding sigma-70 region 4 domain-containing protein, which yields MGESEVKSIALFFFFAFLDDRRALEASTQAISLCSDKKKKNPQFNSNVLIVMSTFSVWTKHHLKLNRGNPNISTDAGWMMPTDLDLGPWREFQKLATQDELLAVIWSKILEIPEKDIAQGLGISEGTVRYRLGRALRKLGSMAQGVSTKKLNAVK from the coding sequence ATGGGTGAATCCGAAGTTAAATCCATAGCCCTGTTTTTCTTCTTTGCTTTTTTAGATGATCGCAGGGCGCTGGAAGCTTCAACCCAGGCAATTTCTCTCTGTTCCGATAAAAAGAAAAAAAATCCGCAGTTCAATAGCAATGTTTTAATTGTGATGTCGACGTTCTCTGTTTGGACGAAACATCACCTCAAGCTCAATCGTGGAAATCCAAATATTTCGACGGACGCCGGTTGGATGATGCCGACAGATTTAGACTTGGGCCCTTGGCGCGAGTTCCAAAAATTGGCGACCCAAGATGAGTTGCTGGCGGTGATTTGGTCTAAGATTCTCGAGATTCCAGAGAAAGACATCGCCCAAGGTCTTGGGATTTCTGAAGGCACAGTTCGCTACCGTTTAGGTCGTGCCCTCCGAAAGCTTGGTTCTATGGCTCAAGGGGTTTCTACTAAGAAACTAAATGCGGTAAAATAA
- a CDS encoding zf-HC2 domain-containing protein, with translation MSEDTNRLALSKKGQRQVTPFTGNELLYDYMSGILDEERKKAVEAHMESSREAQLDFQKIQIGQQYAEKMRQITVSHALQERLGAPSSYLSVLFRKSKFDQWPVGLKWGLEALVVVFVVVTVLTVAPWEKVMKLRLSTGSDVVLTELNKSQVKQPPQEAPETTETPQFVDEGIKAKEAAATPAPAVAATTATAAKPQPTATPAAVAKATPAPTPTKAPAKVAAATAASEDDSEEESTESGKASTGYLYRGQIAVTNLDAVGPKIKDKIIELGGRKAGEVELGWQKTQGSAYFHFTIPEAKYAELQAFLSEYGKAKISKDKHPRVMPDGIIRLIITVDEAKK, from the coding sequence ATGTCTGAAGATACAAACCGTCTCGCACTCTCAAAAAAAGGTCAGCGCCAAGTGACTCCGTTTACCGGCAATGAGCTTCTTTACGATTACATGAGTGGCATCCTCGACGAGGAAAGAAAAAAAGCGGTTGAAGCTCACATGGAAAGCTCGCGGGAGGCGCAGTTGGATTTTCAAAAAATCCAAATTGGTCAGCAGTACGCAGAGAAGATGCGCCAGATTACCGTCTCGCATGCTCTTCAAGAACGCTTGGGTGCGCCTTCGTCTTATCTTTCAGTGCTCTTTAGAAAATCGAAATTTGATCAGTGGCCCGTGGGTTTAAAGTGGGGCTTAGAAGCTCTCGTTGTTGTCTTTGTCGTCGTGACAGTTTTGACAGTGGCTCCATGGGAAAAAGTAATGAAGCTTCGCCTGTCGACGGGGTCTGATGTTGTGTTGACTGAGCTGAACAAGTCTCAAGTAAAACAACCTCCACAAGAAGCACCTGAGACGACGGAAACTCCACAGTTTGTCGATGAAGGTATCAAAGCAAAAGAAGCAGCAGCAACTCCGGCTCCGGCAGTGGCGGCGACAACTGCAACGGCTGCGAAGCCTCAACCGACGGCAACTCCGGCGGCCGTAGCGAAAGCAACTCCGGCTCCGACACCAACTAAAGCTCCGGCGAAAGTCGCGGCGGCAACTGCGGCCAGCGAAGACGACTCAGAAGAAGAAAGTACCGAGTCGGGTAAAGCAAGTACTGGTTATTTGTACCGTGGTCAGATCGCGGTAACGAATCTAGATGCTGTTGGTCCTAAAATTAAAGATAAGATCATTGAACTGGGTGGACGTAAGGCCGGGGAAGTTGAACTCGGTTGGCAGAAAACCCAAGGGTCCGCATATTTCCACTTCACAATTCCCGAGGCAAAATACGCTGAATTACAGGCCTTCCTCTCTGAGTACGGAAAGGCTAAAATCAGTAAGGATAAGCATCCGCGTGTGATGCCAGATGGGATCATCCGCTTAATTATCACTGTTGATGAAGCGAAGAAGTGA
- a CDS encoding HAMP domain-containing protein, with translation MKQLKKKPKRSLRTILIVWFLLFSVIPLAFVTVYSMMKYEKALDRELAQRLSGNAREINVIFSEYRANLQQKRDKYIRDPNLIYHLTVGDANTIRNIATQWLRSDFTSSLTFFSRDAKMVVSVFKDEKGEVRNFAPAGQAVFLNNRYVEMFKNQKEVGSIEFSEQHKTSLLLISRVTNGAGKIVGYFEQIIDLDKGFMNRLKARMKLEVMFFKDTGQLMMASHPDFYLYKKDFFEPYFQAGRDPFFDLNIRTMPYGFLVAPLEWEPAKIYVALGASKSEAKEVLRNVNFAFASVVLVIIILLFITILVASNWVLKPLYELVEALQRFETSESSAEIPVKNDTEIGLLTASFNEMSRRINQARNELKKKIFELEGANQELKDTQAKLVHSAKMISLGQLVAGVAHELNNPIGFISSNMTHLRDYSEKLIKLVDTAETNPTALPAMKDELEYDYIVKDMPKLIASCEDGARRTKDIVLGLRNFSRLEEAKLKEIDIHESLDTTLNLLAGEIKNRVEIHKQYEPIPHVACYASQINQVLMNILSNALQAIEGPGHIWISTMALRGTADKNGKVQVSIQDSGKGMSPEVLEKIFDPFFTTKGVGQGTGLGLSISYGILQSHGGEIQVRSEVGVGTEFTVIIPVYPPASRLAKKDEN, from the coding sequence GTGAAGCAACTAAAGAAAAAACCTAAAAGATCATTAAGAACCATCTTGATAGTTTGGTTCTTGTTATTCTCGGTCATTCCTTTGGCCTTCGTGACCGTATACTCAATGATGAAGTACGAGAAAGCTCTGGATCGTGAGCTTGCTCAGCGTCTTTCCGGCAATGCCCGTGAAATCAATGTGATCTTCAGCGAGTATCGCGCCAACCTTCAGCAAAAACGTGACAAGTATATTCGCGACCCGAACTTGATTTATCACCTCACCGTGGGTGATGCGAATACGATCCGTAATATCGCCACACAGTGGTTGCGCTCGGATTTCACTTCAAGCCTTACGTTTTTTAGCCGTGACGCAAAAATGGTGGTGAGTGTTTTCAAAGATGAAAAAGGCGAAGTCAGAAATTTTGCTCCAGCCGGTCAGGCGGTTTTCCTCAATAACCGTTACGTTGAAATGTTTAAAAACCAAAAAGAAGTGGGCTCGATTGAGTTCTCTGAACAGCACAAGACTTCGTTGTTACTAATTTCGCGTGTAACCAACGGGGCGGGGAAGATCGTTGGTTACTTCGAGCAGATCATTGATCTTGATAAAGGTTTCATGAACCGCCTGAAAGCGCGCATGAAGCTTGAAGTGATGTTCTTTAAAGATACCGGTCAACTGATGATGGCAAGTCATCCTGATTTTTACCTTTATAAAAAAGACTTTTTTGAGCCCTACTTCCAAGCGGGGCGTGATCCGTTTTTTGATTTAAATATCCGCACGATGCCTTACGGGTTTTTGGTGGCGCCCCTTGAGTGGGAGCCGGCAAAAATCTACGTCGCCTTGGGAGCTTCAAAAAGTGAAGCTAAAGAAGTCCTTCGTAATGTGAACTTTGCCTTTGCCTCGGTCGTTTTGGTGATCATTATCTTGCTGTTCATTACGATTCTGGTGGCCAGTAACTGGGTGCTGAAGCCGCTTTATGAATTGGTCGAAGCTCTTCAGCGCTTTGAAACCAGCGAAAGCTCGGCCGAGATTCCGGTAAAGAATGACACAGAGATCGGGCTTCTAACTGCGAGCTTTAACGAAATGAGCCGTAGGATTAACCAAGCCAGAAACGAATTGAAGAAGAAAATCTTTGAGCTCGAAGGTGCCAACCAAGAACTCAAAGACACTCAGGCAAAACTGGTTCACTCAGCGAAGATGATTAGTCTCGGTCAGCTGGTGGCCGGGGTTGCGCATGAATTGAATAACCCGATCGGTTTCATTTCAAGCAATATGACTCACTTGCGTGACTATTCTGAAAAGCTCATCAAGCTCGTTGATACCGCCGAGACAAATCCGACAGCCCTTCCTGCGATGAAAGATGAGCTTGAGTACGATTACATCGTAAAAGATATGCCCAAACTGATTGCCTCTTGCGAAGATGGTGCACGCCGAACGAAAGACATTGTTTTGGGTCTTAGAAATTTCTCGCGACTTGAAGAGGCCAAGCTCAAAGAGATCGACATTCATGAATCCCTCGATACGACGCTGAACTTGCTTGCGGGCGAAATAAAAAACCGTGTCGAGATTCATAAACAGTACGAACCGATTCCGCATGTGGCGTGCTATGCCAGTCAGATCAATCAGGTCTTGATGAACATTCTGTCGAATGCGCTTCAGGCGATTGAAGGCCCAGGACACATTTGGATTTCAACAATGGCTTTGCGTGGAACCGCTGACAAGAATGGCAAAGTACAGGTTTCGATTCAAGATAGCGGGAAGGGGATGAGTCCCGAAGTTCTCGAAAAGATTTTCGATCCGTTCTTTACCACCAAAGGCGTCGGCCAAGGAACAGGTTTGGGCCTCAGTATTTCCTATGGCATTTTGCAAAGTCACGGGGGCGAAATCCAAGTTCGTTCGGAAGTTGGTGTTGGAACAGAGTTCACGGTGATCATTCCGGTGTATCCTCCGGCGAGCCGTCTGGCGAAGAAAGATGAAAATTGA
- the lpoB gene encoding penicillin-binding protein activator LpoB has translation MNRLVKTVTTVVVATLSAMILSSCGEKAFVKGDYEDPEKTNLMNDQWSETDMQNVVKDLVASLAGHPSIKDAKNPPVVMVTQLQNKTSEHIDTQSVMDMVRVDLMKTGKVGFIDKEARQDIADEYNYQNSGMVAKESKKGPGGQTGADFIINGRLDSIVQEVGKDKTVYYKVTLNMTNLKTGMIVWSDNKQIRKAYKKKTIGL, from the coding sequence ATGAATCGCCTGGTGAAAACTGTTACAACGGTAGTGGTCGCAACTCTGTCAGCAATGATCCTTTCAAGCTGCGGCGAAAAAGCTTTCGTAAAAGGTGATTACGAAGATCCAGAAAAAACAAACCTGATGAACGACCAATGGTCTGAAACAGACATGCAAAATGTTGTTAAAGACTTGGTTGCAAGCCTCGCTGGCCACCCATCAATCAAAGACGCAAAAAACCCACCAGTTGTGATGGTGACTCAATTGCAAAACAAAACTAGCGAACACATCGACACTCAAAGTGTGATGGACATGGTTCGCGTTGATTTGATGAAAACCGGCAAAGTCGGTTTCATCGACAAAGAAGCGCGCCAAGACATCGCTGACGAGTACAACTACCAAAACTCAGGCATGGTTGCTAAGGAATCTAAAAAAGGTCCTGGCGGTCAGACGGGCGCAGACTTCATCATCAACGGTCGCTTGGATTCTATCGTTCAAGAAGTCGGCAAAGATAAGACTGTGTACTACAAAGTGACTTTGAACATGACGAACTTGAAAACCGGCATGATCGTTTGGTCTGATAATAAGCAAATCCGTAAAGCTTACAAAAAGAAAACTATCGGTCTGTAA